The Bacillus carboniphilus genome contains a region encoding:
- a CDS encoding DUF5391 family protein, giving the protein MKNSEKVSVMIVTLISAFLFFVVIILASASPLSEMGRNANQFNSLGMWIAIAMIFAFYIIPLSIYIMGVDAMKYVMAIFCGVGVLCSFSILLTVLIVSSITKFVNSSLLGLALVCGLFILNNIFWYFITFRSAIKEKKNLAV; this is encoded by the coding sequence TTGAAAAACAGTGAAAAGGTAAGTGTGATGATCGTAACTCTTATATCAGCCTTTCTTTTCTTTGTAGTTATCATTTTAGCCTCTGCATCTCCTTTATCTGAGATGGGACGAAACGCTAACCAGTTTAACTCGTTAGGGATGTGGATAGCTATTGCTATGATCTTCGCTTTTTATATTATCCCATTAAGTATTTATATAATGGGAGTAGATGCGATGAAGTATGTGATGGCTATTTTTTGTGGGGTAGGGGTGCTTTGCAGTTTTTCAATCCTACTTACTGTTCTCATAGTTAGTTCCATAACTAAATTTGTTAATTCTTCATTATTAGGACTTGCGTTGGTTTGTGGACTATTCATTTTGAATAATATTTTCTGGTACTTTATCACTTTTCGATCAGCGATTAAAGAAAAGAAAAATCTGGCTGTGTAA
- a CDS encoding putative glycolipid-binding domain-containing protein — MNVFWENKEDIGAELLTIDYQKATIVSESLVLLAKTGASYKRSYLLVLGKDWCTRKVEVYDQENNENICLHSNRVGNWFQGDSHLKQLDGAIDVDISITPFSNSLPINRLKWVKDQTRTLEMVYINALSFEVEKIEQQYTYLGEFSEGRKFQYRCRDYNTVITVDDHGLVLQYPGVFNRKL; from the coding sequence TTGAACGTATTTTGGGAAAATAAAGAGGACATAGGAGCTGAACTATTAACGATAGATTACCAGAAAGCAACGATAGTAAGTGAGAGTCTTGTTCTTTTAGCGAAGACAGGAGCCTCATATAAACGATCCTATTTATTAGTACTGGGCAAAGATTGGTGTACAAGAAAAGTTGAAGTTTATGATCAAGAAAACAATGAAAATATATGTCTTCATTCCAATCGAGTTGGAAACTGGTTTCAAGGTGACAGTCATTTAAAGCAGTTGGATGGAGCTATTGATGTAGATATCTCCATCACGCCATTTTCAAATTCCTTACCTATTAATCGGTTGAAATGGGTGAAAGATCAAACAAGAACATTGGAAATGGTCTATATTAATGCTCTTTCTTTTGAAGTCGAAAAGATAGAACAGCAATATACTTATTTAGGGGAGTTTTCAGAAGGTAGGAAGTTTCAATACCGATGCAGAGATTATAATACTGTGATTACTGTAGACGATCACGGTTTAGTCCTTCAATATCCAGGTGTTTTTAATCGTAAGCTATAA
- a CDS encoding calcium/sodium antiporter, which yields MTYLLLLIGFVLLIKGADFFVDGSSHIARALHISPLIIGLTIVSLGTSSPEATISILAAIEGSAGVSLGNIVGSNILNTTLIIGLTALVFPLKVEDETIKKEIPFTLLGSVAFLVLVSDLFFRNSNINMLSNSDGLILLLFLLIFFSYIFEVAKSSRKQRKEKNKQEKTPARTWGKYIGITIMGLIAIIIGGELVVRSATSIAFSFGLSETLIGLTVIAIGSSLPELVTSISAAIKKQSEIVLGNIVGSNIFNILFVLGTTAAITPLPVENKIFTDIFIMLALTLLLLLFSRTKYKIGKAEGLILVLTYLIYMIYIIIRN from the coding sequence TTGACATATCTATTATTACTAATAGGGTTTGTTCTACTTATAAAAGGAGCTGACTTTTTCGTTGATGGTTCATCTCACATCGCTCGTGCCCTTCATATTTCACCATTAATTATTGGGTTAACCATCGTTTCCTTAGGCACAAGTTCACCAGAAGCAACCATTAGTATATTAGCAGCTATTGAAGGAAGTGCTGGTGTATCATTAGGAAATATCGTGGGAAGTAATATTTTGAATACGACACTTATTATTGGGCTAACAGCGTTGGTGTTTCCTCTGAAGGTAGAAGATGAAACGATCAAAAAAGAAATTCCATTTACATTACTCGGTAGCGTTGCATTTTTAGTTTTAGTCAGTGACCTTTTTTTTCGCAATTCCAATATAAATATGTTATCCAATAGTGACGGTCTAATCTTGTTACTTTTTCTTCTGATCTTTTTTTCCTATATTTTTGAAGTTGCCAAGAGTAGTCGAAAACAAAGAAAAGAAAAAAACAAACAGGAAAAGACGCCTGCTCGAACATGGGGGAAATATATTGGCATTACGATTATGGGCCTTATTGCTATTATCATCGGCGGAGAATTAGTCGTTCGAAGTGCAACTTCGATAGCGTTTTCTTTCGGTTTAAGCGAAACACTCATAGGATTAACTGTAATTGCCATCGGCTCTTCTCTTCCAGAGTTAGTAACGTCCATTTCAGCTGCCATAAAAAAACAAAGCGAGATTGTTTTAGGTAATATTGTCGGTAGTAATATTTTTAATATTTTATTTGTACTTGGAACGACAGCTGCCATTACCCCTTTACCCGTGGAAAACAAGATCTTTACAGATATTTTTATCATGTTAGCTTTAACCTTACTATTACTTCTTTTTTCAAGAACGAAATACAAAATTGGAAAGGCAGAAGGACTAATTCTCGTTTTAACTTATCTAATCTATATGATCTATATTATTATCAGAAATTGA
- a CDS encoding DUF2087 domain-containing protein, giving the protein MEVLLLFKETFWNSTVSELAQGYVMDEERDVYHCLICQASFENGVIYQMSEKLYEAKKAILVHIKESHGSMFDYLISMDKKYTGISEHQKDILQYLKQGLSDKEMVKELGGGSTSTIRNHRFKLREKEKQAKVFLAMMMSLAEGKEKNSEEFVSIHKGATMVDDRYAITEEEREKILKTYYKKGLEGPISSFPSKEKRKIIILQHIVKQFEVQKEYTESQINEVLKSIYSDFVTIRRYLIEYGFMERSQDCSRYWVKK; this is encoded by the coding sequence ATGGAGGTTTTGTTATTGTTTAAAGAGACTTTTTGGAATTCTACAGTTTCCGAGCTTGCACAAGGGTATGTTATGGATGAGGAGAGAGACGTATATCACTGTCTTATATGTCAAGCAAGCTTTGAAAATGGAGTTATATATCAAATGTCAGAGAAATTATATGAAGCAAAAAAAGCCATTTTAGTTCATATAAAGGAATCCCACGGCTCCATGTTTGACTACTTAATAAGTATGGATAAGAAGTATACGGGAATCTCCGAGCATCAAAAAGATATCCTTCAGTATTTAAAACAAGGGCTATCGGACAAAGAAATGGTTAAGGAGTTAGGAGGAGGGAGTACTTCGACCATTCGAAACCACCGTTTCAAACTACGTGAGAAAGAAAAGCAAGCGAAAGTTTTTTTAGCCATGATGATGTCATTAGCTGAGGGCAAGGAAAAAAATTCAGAGGAGTTTGTTTCCATTCATAAGGGGGCGACAATGGTGGATGATCGTTATGCAATTACAGAAGAAGAAAGAGAAAAAATACTCAAAACTTATTATAAAAAGGGACTCGAGGGACCTATATCGTCCTTTCCAAGTAAAGAAAAACGAAAAATTATCATTCTTCAGCACATCGTCAAGCAATTTGAAGTGCAGAAAGAGTATACAGAGTCACAAATCAATGAAGTACTCAAAAGTATTTATAGTGATTTCGTGACAATTAGAAGGTATCTTATTGAATATGGATTTATGGAAAGAAGTCAAGATTGTTCCAGGTATTGGGTGAAAAAATAA
- a CDS encoding quaternary amine ABC transporter ATP-binding protein has translation MTEDVVLKVKDLTKIFGKQHKKALEMLNQGKSKGEILEQTGSTVGVNKASFDVVKGEIFVIMGLSGSGKSTLIRMLNRLIEPTSGEIHIDNENLIGMDKAKLLEVRRKKMSMVFQKFALFPHRTVLENTEYGLEIQGVDKSTREQKAMSSLSLVGLKGYEHQYPSQLSGGMQQRVGLARALANDPDILLMDEAFSALDPLIRKEMQDELLSLQTSMNKTIIFITHDLDEALRIGDRIALMKDGQIVQIGTPEEILMNPANRYVEKFVEDVDLSKVLTAEHVMMSPETVQIDKGPRVALQLMKDKNISSIFVVDKKSSLLGLVTADDAVDAIESKKTLEEVIIKEIPTVLKETMLTDVFTIISGTSYPVAVTDENHKTKGVLVKGAVLGGLAGNDEHINIS, from the coding sequence TTGACAGAGGACGTAGTGTTAAAAGTAAAAGATTTAACGAAAATCTTTGGTAAACAGCATAAAAAAGCCCTTGAAATGCTGAATCAAGGAAAATCAAAAGGTGAGATTCTTGAACAAACAGGTTCCACCGTTGGCGTCAATAAGGCGAGTTTCGATGTAGTAAAAGGTGAAATTTTTGTTATTATGGGCTTGTCTGGTAGTGGTAAGTCAACACTTATACGTATGTTAAACCGGTTAATTGAGCCTACAAGTGGAGAAATACATATTGATAACGAAAACTTAATCGGAATGGACAAAGCTAAATTGTTAGAAGTACGCCGAAAAAAAATGAGTATGGTCTTTCAAAAGTTTGCTCTTTTTCCTCATCGTACAGTATTGGAAAATACTGAATATGGCTTGGAGATTCAGGGTGTGGATAAAAGCACCAGGGAACAAAAAGCGATGTCTTCTCTTTCTTTAGTTGGCCTAAAAGGCTATGAACATCAATACCCTTCTCAATTAAGTGGAGGAATGCAACAACGTGTAGGTTTAGCTAGAGCTTTAGCTAATGATCCAGACATTCTACTAATGGATGAAGCCTTCAGTGCATTAGATCCTCTAATTAGAAAAGAAATGCAGGATGAACTATTAAGCTTGCAAACTTCAATGAATAAAACCATTATCTTTATTACCCATGATTTAGATGAGGCTTTACGTATCGGTGATCGAATTGCCTTAATGAAAGATGGACAAATTGTACAAATTGGAACACCTGAAGAGATTCTTATGAATCCTGCTAACAGGTATGTAGAAAAATTTGTTGAAGACGTTGACCTATCGAAAGTGTTAACGGCGGAACATGTGATGATGTCCCCTGAAACTGTTCAAATCGATAAAGGTCCACGTGTGGCCCTTCAATTAATGAAAGATAAAAACATATCGTCCATTTTTGTGGTCGATAAGAAAAGTAGTTTGTTAGGACTCGTCACAGCAGATGATGCAGTAGACGCAATTGAATCTAAGAAAACATTAGAAGAAGTGATCATCAAAGAAATTCCAACCGTTTTAAAAGAAACAATGCTAACAGATGTTTTTACCATTATTTCTGGCACAAGTTATCCTGTGGCTGTAACCGATGAAAATCATAAAACTAAAGGTGTACTAGTTAAAGGTGCTGTGCTTGGAGGACTTGCAGGAAATGATGAACACATCAACATATCATAG
- a CDS encoding ABC transporter permease: protein MGIPKIPLDKWVDNLIEWLTDTFEGFFEIIADGIEALCDLMVDGLMFIPVILLILLITGLAWYVGRWKLGVFTFLGLFLIDNLGYWEQMIETLTLVIVSVVITIVIGIPIGIWASQSEIVRRITTPILDFMQTMPAFVYLLPAIFFFNIGIVPGIVASVIFAMPPAIRLTILGIHQVPGDLIEATHAFGSTTKQRLLKVQLPLAMPTIMAGINQSIMLALSMVVIASMVGAPGLGAEVYRAVTQLQIGTGFEAGIAIVVLAIVLDRLTQNVGKQKKGGTA from the coding sequence ATGGGTATTCCAAAGATTCCATTAGATAAATGGGTAGATAATTTAATAGAGTGGCTAACCGATACCTTTGAAGGGTTTTTTGAAATTATTGCAGATGGAATTGAAGCACTTTGTGATTTAATGGTAGATGGGTTAATGTTTATCCCGGTCATACTATTAATCTTATTAATCACTGGTCTTGCTTGGTATGTAGGACGGTGGAAATTAGGCGTTTTTACGTTTTTGGGATTATTTTTAATTGATAATTTAGGGTACTGGGAACAGATGATTGAAACATTGACACTTGTTATTGTTTCGGTTGTCATTACGATAGTCATTGGTATTCCTATTGGAATATGGGCGTCACAAAGCGAAATTGTACGTCGTATCACAACGCCTATTTTAGACTTTATGCAAACAATGCCCGCTTTCGTATATTTATTGCCAGCAATCTTTTTCTTCAATATTGGAATTGTACCTGGAATTGTGGCGTCGGTTATTTTTGCCATGCCGCCTGCCATTCGATTAACGATATTAGGTATTCATCAAGTTCCAGGCGATTTAATTGAAGCAACGCATGCGTTTGGTTCAACAACAAAACAGCGTCTCTTAAAGGTACAATTGCCTCTTGCCATGCCAACGATTATGGCGGGTATTAACCAAAGTATCATGCTAGCTTTATCAATGGTGGTTATTGCGTCGATGGTCGGTGCGCCAGGTTTAGGTGCAGAAGTGTATCGTGCGGTAACACAACTTCAAATAGGAACTGGATTTGAAGCAGGAATTGCCATTGTTGTTTTAGCGATCGTTTTAGATCGTCTAACTCAAAATGTTGGGAAACAAAAAAAAGGAGGAACAGCGTAA
- a CDS encoding glycine betaine ABC transporter substrate-binding protein, translating to MLKKILLPISMLTLTIGLTACSEDKKETSESSESVSVGESVDYEIIGIDPGAGLMKSTNTALETYELDDWELVEGSGAAMTAALKKAYEDEEPIIVTGWTPHWKFSEFDLKYLEDPKGVYGDAEEIRTIARKGLADEKPNAYKILDQFQWTAEDMGNVMVMIENGEAPEDAAATWVEENADKVSTWTEGTEVVDGEEISIAYVAWASEIASTNVITKVLQDQGFEVKMVQVEAGPMWTGVADGSVDAHIAGWLPSTHQDHYEKYEGDFEDLGPNLEGTKIGLVVPAYMDIDSIEDLK from the coding sequence ATGTTAAAAAAAATACTATTACCTATTTCTATGTTGACATTAACAATCGGTTTAACGGCGTGTTCAGAGGATAAAAAGGAAACGAGTGAAAGTTCAGAGAGTGTTAGTGTAGGAGAAAGCGTAGATTATGAAATCATCGGAATCGATCCTGGTGCAGGTTTAATGAAATCTACTAATACAGCACTTGAAACTTATGAATTAGATGATTGGGAGTTAGTTGAAGGTTCTGGGGCAGCAATGACAGCTGCTTTAAAGAAAGCGTATGAAGATGAAGAGCCAATTATCGTAACTGGTTGGACACCTCACTGGAAGTTTTCTGAGTTTGATTTAAAATATTTAGAGGATCCAAAAGGTGTATATGGTGATGCAGAAGAAATTCGTACCATTGCAAGAAAAGGTTTAGCAGACGAAAAGCCAAATGCGTATAAAATATTAGATCAATTTCAATGGACAGCAGAAGATATGGGAAATGTGATGGTCATGATCGAAAACGGTGAAGCTCCTGAAGATGCAGCTGCAACTTGGGTAGAAGAAAATGCCGATAAAGTTTCAACATGGACTGAAGGTACTGAAGTAGTAGATGGCGAAGAGATTTCAATTGCTTACGTTGCATGGGCAAGTGAAATTGCAAGTACAAACGTAATTACTAAAGTACTACAAGATCAAGGTTTTGAAGTGAAGATGGTTCAAGTAGAGGCAGGACCAATGTGGACAGGAGTGGCTGATGGAAGCGTAGACGCTCACATCGCTGGTTGGTTACCATCTACACACCAAGATCACTATGAAAAGTATGAAGGTGATTTTGAAGATTTAGGTCCCAACCTAGAAGGAACGAAGATCGGTTTAGTTGTTCCTGCTTATATGGATATTGACTCAATTGAAGATTTAAAATAA
- a CDS encoding DinB family protein produces MFQRIDVFLKTWGYESKMTQKLMSNLTDESLKQPDRSDHYCLGQIADHLANTIPMLATKAGLSLKLPDEVIHSQSVKTLLEHYQRNSEAFIHAVEKQWKDDDLNEELDFFGATFTKGMLLTFLIQHQAHHRGQMTVLMREAGLMVPGMYGPSKEERAALQQ; encoded by the coding sequence ATGTTTCAACGAATTGATGTGTTCTTAAAAACGTGGGGTTACGAGTCTAAGATGACGCAAAAACTAATGAGTAACTTAACGGATGAATCTCTAAAGCAACCAGATCGTTCTGATCACTATTGTTTAGGTCAAATTGCCGATCATCTTGCCAACACGATACCGATGCTAGCTACAAAAGCAGGATTATCATTAAAGTTACCTGATGAAGTCATACATTCTCAGTCTGTGAAAACTTTATTAGAGCATTATCAAAGGAATAGTGAAGCCTTCATTCATGCTGTTGAGAAGCAATGGAAAGATGATGATTTGAATGAGGAGCTTGACTTTTTTGGTGCTACTTTTACAAAAGGAATGCTTTTAACCTTTTTAATCCAGCACCAAGCCCATCATCGAGGACAAATGACGGTATTGATGCGAGAGGCTGGCTTAATGGTTCCTGGTATGTACGGACCATCAAAAGAAGAAAGAGCAGCCCTTCAACAATAA
- a CDS encoding helix-turn-helix transcriptional regulator, translating to MSKTQRLIEIMMTVNAKRKFTAKELAEEFNVSYRTILRDLDELSALGVPLYSEVGADGGYYVLNDRMLPPVFLKESEAVTLYFAFQSLQFLGSLPFETETEYVLKKFYQYLSSEAKARIHEMKDRIVFWHPNRVQSADHLDVLLEAAIDQSVLDILYDSQRGIMERNIQPIGLYSYNGFWYCPAYCFLRKGVRLFRADRIKKLEKKERESVQKNLPYKSIMEWITLSEKGCPNPIKFVVELSREGARRAMSEIDLERLVKIKEDGTGLIDTRIPKSELNYFVDLIWNFGDQAVIKEPTEAISYIKQKLKVLTERYS from the coding sequence ATGTCCAAAACACAGCGTTTAATAGAAATCATGATGACTGTAAATGCGAAGCGAAAATTTACAGCTAAAGAGTTAGCAGAAGAATTTAATGTTTCATATCGTACCATTCTACGTGATTTGGATGAATTGAGTGCCCTCGGTGTTCCTCTATACTCTGAAGTGGGGGCAGACGGTGGTTATTATGTGTTGAATGACCGAATGTTACCTCCCGTTTTTTTAAAAGAATCAGAGGCAGTGACTTTATATTTTGCTTTCCAGTCTCTCCAGTTTTTAGGTTCACTTCCTTTTGAAACAGAAACGGAATATGTTTTAAAGAAGTTTTATCAATATTTATCATCAGAAGCAAAAGCTCGTATTCACGAGATGAAAGATCGAATTGTTTTTTGGCATCCGAACCGAGTTCAGTCGGCAGATCATTTGGATGTCTTATTGGAAGCAGCTATTGATCAATCAGTCCTCGATATTCTATATGATAGTCAGAGAGGTATCATGGAAAGAAACATTCAACCGATTGGATTGTATAGTTACAACGGATTTTGGTACTGTCCAGCGTATTGTTTTCTCAGGAAAGGTGTACGTTTATTTCGTGCTGACCGAATAAAAAAATTAGAGAAGAAAGAAAGAGAGTCTGTTCAAAAGAACCTTCCGTATAAATCGATTATGGAGTGGATAACGTTGTCTGAAAAAGGCTGCCCCAATCCGATCAAATTTGTTGTAGAATTGTCGAGAGAAGGTGCGCGGCGTGCAATGTCAGAGATCGATTTAGAACGGTTAGTAAAAATAAAAGAAGATGGGACGGGCTTGATCGATACGAGAATTCCCAAATCAGAATTGAATTATTTTGTAGATCTCATTTGGAACTTTGGGGATCAAGCTGTTATAAAGGAACCGACAGAAGCCATTTCTTACATAAAACAAAAATTAAAAGTGTTAACAGAGAGGTATTCTTGA
- a CDS encoding DinB family protein, whose translation MERMIGMNAVTILRNQLLEELELGIRSMEGLLRKVKEEDWQYRPAHNMRNLIELARHISSILEVDLHIWQEKDQETIQSVEGFYNELETSEAMIEAMKRGYDNYRSYLITMSDQDFLTKKTTPFYLEEGAIQAHWLVEEVSHFFHHRAQFFNYLKQLGYDVSMYDLYC comes from the coding sequence ATGGAAAGGATGATAGGTATGAATGCTGTTACCATTTTACGAAATCAATTGTTGGAGGAATTAGAACTAGGGATCCGCTCGATGGAAGGTTTGCTGAGAAAGGTAAAGGAGGAGGATTGGCAGTATCGGCCAGCACATAATATGAGAAACCTGATTGAATTAGCGAGACACATCTCGTCTATACTTGAGGTCGATCTTCATATTTGGCAAGAAAAAGATCAGGAAACAATCCAAAGCGTTGAAGGATTCTATAATGAATTGGAAACATCAGAAGCTATGATTGAAGCGATGAAAAGAGGCTATGACAACTACAGATCATATTTGATAACCATGTCAGATCAAGATTTTTTGACTAAAAAAACAACGCCCTTCTACCTGGAGGAAGGGGCAATTCAAGCACATTGGCTTGTTGAAGAAGTTTCTCACTTTTTTCATCATCGTGCACAATTTTTTAATTATTTGAAACAGCTTGGCTATGATGTAAGTATGTATGACTTGTATTGTTAG
- a CDS encoding DNA glycosylase AlkZ-like family protein, which yields MKKKIIISERLKRQKLLAPLSNSNNAEAYKQLFRLLQPVAPVHNSRPGNPPKLVHRTSFDDTLLAENLRQQHMIVKGRFQGGRIGYVLEEDLSLYASIFKKPIQKVTSLHEEILSILHRSGGMSKDLLKEQLPYKATEINAALKRMQEAFWLYESQIDTDWNTGWFDFKEEWPEVDLSQNSTSDVAKILLRFLEAFVFATLNQMKSWSQLKLKTLNNALDFLIESEQIIKLDIEGIGIGYMRKEDESLSDGDITPSVFMLDKSDFLVRAYLDELNQMFKGKEVLQYLLIDGEFKGAVLGHWRIGPHDVDDVEVILPQEECNERREEIIAEIRKGYSKETTEILHFNGEPLT from the coding sequence GTGAAGAAAAAAATAATCATTAGTGAACGCCTAAAAAGGCAAAAGTTGTTGGCACCATTAAGTAACAGTAATAATGCTGAAGCATATAAACAATTATTTCGTTTATTGCAGCCTGTTGCACCTGTTCATAACAGTCGTCCTGGAAATCCCCCAAAGCTAGTGCATAGGACCAGCTTTGATGACACGTTGTTGGCGGAGAATCTTCGCCAACAACATATGATTGTTAAAGGCCGTTTTCAAGGGGGACGTATCGGCTATGTTTTAGAAGAAGATCTCAGTCTTTATGCCAGCATTTTTAAAAAACCGATTCAAAAAGTGACTTCACTTCATGAAGAAATATTATCTATTCTGCATCGTTCTGGTGGGATGTCAAAGGACTTGTTGAAAGAACAATTACCTTATAAAGCGACAGAAATTAATGCTGCATTAAAAAGAATGCAAGAAGCGTTTTGGCTATATGAATCTCAAATTGATACAGATTGGAATACGGGATGGTTCGACTTTAAAGAAGAATGGCCAGAAGTCGACTTAAGTCAAAACAGTACCTCTGACGTTGCGAAAATTTTATTGCGCTTTCTTGAAGCATTTGTCTTTGCCACCTTAAATCAAATGAAAAGCTGGTCACAGTTAAAACTAAAGACGCTCAATAATGCATTAGATTTTTTAATAGAGAGTGAGCAAATTATTAAATTAGACATTGAAGGTATTGGAATAGGGTATATGAGAAAGGAAGATGAAAGTTTGAGCGATGGGGACATAACGCCATCCGTATTTATGTTAGATAAATCAGATTTTTTAGTGAGGGCTTATTTAGACGAATTAAATCAAATGTTTAAAGGAAAAGAGGTTCTTCAATATCTTTTAATAGATGGGGAGTTTAAAGGAGCGGTACTGGGACATTGGAGAATTGGCCCGCATGATGTTGATGATGTTGAGGTGATCCTTCCTCAAGAAGAATGTAATGAAAGACGAGAAGAAATCATTGCTGAGATTAGGAAGGGGTACTCAAAAGAAACAACCGAAATTCTTCACTTTAATGGAGAACCTCTTACGTGA
- the putP gene encoding sodium/proline symporter PutP — MNEATLITFIVYLVGMLVIGFLAYRLTKNLSDYILGGRTLGAGVTALSAGASDMSSWLLLGLPGAAYVSGMNSLWIIVGLSIGAYLNWQFVAGRLRTYTEVANDSITIPDFLENRFRDSSKILRVMSAVVILIFFTLYISSGLVGGAKLFESSFGFTYNQALWIGAIVIVSYTFLGGFLAVSWTDFIQGILMFLALILVPIIAINDMGGMSETVDRVASIDAGYLDALTDTTLIGIISLMAWGLGYFGQPHILARFMAIKSVKEVPRARLIGMTWMVLAGLGAVFTGFVGIAYFVDNPLQDSETVFMELTQILFNPWVAGVLLAAILAAIMSTIDSQLLVSSSAVVEDFYKAFFKRDASDKELVWIGRFSVLVIAIIAILLAANPDSSVLELVSYAWAGFGAAFGPVIILSLFWKRMTGLGAGAGLLVGALTVVIWKNIEGGLFNLYEIVPGFVFSTIVIIIFSLISGKPSQEIEEEFEQATQK; from the coding sequence ATGAATGAAGCAACGTTAATTACGTTTATTGTGTATCTTGTAGGAATGTTAGTCATTGGATTTTTAGCTTATCGTTTAACAAAGAACTTATCAGATTATATTTTAGGAGGAAGAACGTTAGGGGCTGGTGTAACGGCTTTAAGTGCTGGTGCCTCTGATATGAGTAGTTGGCTCCTATTAGGATTACCTGGTGCCGCTTATGTTTCTGGTATGAACTCATTATGGATTATTGTCGGATTATCAATTGGTGCCTATTTAAATTGGCAGTTTGTTGCTGGTCGTCTGAGAACTTACACAGAAGTAGCCAATGATTCTATTACAATCCCCGATTTTTTAGAAAACCGATTTAGAGACAGCTCCAAAATTTTAAGGGTCATGTCTGCGGTTGTCATCCTCATCTTCTTTACACTATATATATCTTCCGGTTTGGTTGGAGGAGCTAAACTATTTGAAAGCTCATTTGGATTCACTTATAATCAAGCTCTTTGGATTGGTGCGATTGTCATCGTTTCCTACACGTTCTTAGGTGGATTTTTAGCCGTAAGTTGGACTGATTTTATTCAAGGTATACTCATGTTCCTCGCGTTAATTCTTGTACCTATCATTGCCATTAATGATATGGGTGGAATGAGCGAAACTGTAGACAGAGTCGCATCTATTGATGCAGGCTATTTAGACGCCCTAACAGACACTACGCTAATCGGAATTATTTCCTTAATGGCTTGGGGACTAGGGTATTTTGGTCAACCCCATATTTTAGCTCGTTTTATGGCCATCAAGTCTGTAAAAGAAGTGCCTAGAGCAAGATTAATTGGGATGACTTGGATGGTGTTGGCTGGTTTAGGAGCCGTCTTTACAGGTTTTGTAGGAATTGCTTACTTTGTAGATAACCCGCTCCAAGATAGTGAAACCGTCTTTATGGAATTAACCCAAATCTTATTTAATCCTTGGGTAGCAGGAGTTTTATTAGCCGCAATCTTAGCAGCAATCATGAGTACGATTGACTCACAGTTATTAGTTTCTTCTAGTGCAGTTGTCGAAGACTTTTATAAAGCTTTCTTTAAAAGAGATGCGTCTGATAAAGAACTCGTTTGGATTGGTCGTTTTTCGGTTCTCGTTATTGCGATCATTGCCATCTTACTTGCCGCAAACCCAGATAGCTCTGTACTTGAACTTGTTAGTTATGCATGGGCAGGATTTGGGGCCGCCTTTGGACCAGTCATTATCCTATCGCTATTCTGGAAGCGTATGACTGGATTAGGAGCAGGTGCAGGATTGCTTGTAGGTGCATTAACCGTAGTTATTTGGAAAAATATCGAAGGTGGGTTGTTTAACCTATATGAGATCGTACCAGGTTTTGTGTTCTCAACGATTGTCATTATTATATTTAGCTTAATAAGCGGGAAACCTTCTCAAGAGATTGAGGAAGAGTTCGAGCAAGCTACGCAAAAATAA